The Brassica napus cultivar Da-Ae chromosome C7, Da-Ae, whole genome shotgun sequence genome has a segment encoding these proteins:
- the LOC106411046 gene encoding la-related protein 6A — protein METPSISTVKPQAVEDAIGSTADISQPQPQPPSHEVDSSPVAVSSDGVVVVSEIPSDDDLDHERNVGEDRDHDHGDHPVETEVAVVSNDELKQKIIRQVEYYFSDENLPTDKFLLNAMKKNKKGFVPISSIATFHKMKKLTRDLDLIVSALKESSFLVVSSDGKKVKRLSPLPEARDPKVFTVLVENLPEDHSDENIRAIFGKVGSIKSVSICDPNAAEESEKGCKKDKFIRTRLHAFVEYETVEAAEKAAATLNNEQDWRNGLRVKLLEQAVKYAQRRPARKEVDPEKDNTGRVHDQTGGEENRNSNEHQHHRHHHSDTPTDNDGGDKNGNKARTRGRGRRQNHQGSNVHGTSPSSSSSFHHNYNHHHPVEVSKRPPGPKMPDGTRGFTMGRGKPLSTPPTSAQASHEV, from the exons ATGGAGACGCCTTCCATCTCCACCGTCAAACCGCAAGCAGTTGAAGACGCGATTGGCTCAACCGCGGATATTTCCCAACCGCAACCGCAGCCGCCGTCACATGAAGTCGATTCTTCACCAGTTGCTGTATCTTCCGATGGCGTTGTCGTCGTCTCGGAGATACCGTCAGATGACGATTTAGACCACGAGAGAAACGTCGGCGAGGATCGCGATCACGATCACGGCGATCATCCGGTGGAGACCGAGGTTGCTGTTGTTTCGAATGATGAGTTGAAGCAGAAGATCATCAGACAG GTTGAGTACTACTTTAGTGACGAGAATTTGCCTACTGACAAGTTTCTTCTCAATGCtatgaagaagaacaagaaaggCTTTG TTCCCATATCAAGCATTGCTACATTCCATAAAATGAAGAAGCTCACTCGCGACCTTGATTTAATAGTATCAGCCTTGAAGGAGTCGTCATTTCTT GTTGTTAGCTCGGATGGGAAGAAGGTGAAGCGTCTGAGTCCTCTTCCTGAGGCCAGGGATCCAAAG GTTTTCACTGTTTTGGTAGAAAATCTGCCGGAGGATCATTCAGACGAGAACATTCGTGCCATATTTGGTAAAGTTGGAAG CATTAAAAGTGTATCCATATGTGATCCAAATGCTGCTGAAGAATCAGAGAAGGGTTGTAAGAAGGACAAATTCATCCGAACCAGA tTACATGCCTTTGTGGAATATGAAACAGTAGAGGCAGCTGAGAAAGCG GCAGCTACATTGAATAACGAGCAAGACTGGAGAAATGGGTTGCGAGTTAAGCTTCTTGAACAAGCA GTAAAGTATGCACAGAGAAGACCAGCTAGGAAGGAAGTAGATCCAGAGAAGGACAATACAGGCCGAGTGCATGATCAAACTGGAGGTGAGGAGAACAGAAACTCAAATGAACATCAGCATCACCGTCACCATCATTCTGATACTCCGACTGATAAC GATGGGGGTGATAAAAATGGAAACAAAGCCAGAACTAGGGGACGGGGAAGGCGACAGAATCATCAAGGCAGCAACG TACATGGAACCTCACCATCAAGTTCATCATCGTTCCATCATAATTATAATCATCATCATCCGGTGGAGGTCTCAAAGCGTCCGCCCGGCCCGAAAATGCCTGATGGGACGAGAGGGTTCACAATGGGACGTGGGAAACCGCTTTCTACTCCTCCCACGTCTGCTCAAGCTAGCCACGAAGTTTGA
- the LOC106411275 gene encoding DNA replication licensing factor MCM3: MDVPEETRLRHKRDFIQFLENIYMDEIKALVQNKRHRLIVNVSDIHTHFRESESSSRILKNPIEYMQSFCDAATEATRNIDPKYLKEGEQVLVGFEGHFVSRRVTPRELLSEFIGSLVCVEGIVTKCSLVRPKVVKSVHFCPSTGEFTNREYRDITSHAGLPTGSVYPTRDDNGNLLVTEYGLCKYKDHQTLSIQEVPENAAPGQLPRSVDVIAEDDLVDSCKPGDRVAIVGIYKALPGKSKGSVNGVFRTILIANNISLLNKEANAPIYTPRDLQEIKKIAARDDAFDLLSRSLAPSIYGHAWIKKAVILLMLGGMEKNLKNGTHLRGDINMMMVGDPSVAKSQLLRAIMNIAPLAISTTGRGSSGVGLTAAVTSDQETGERRLEAGAMVLADKGIVCIDEFDKMNDQDRVAIHEVMEQQTVTIAKAGIHASLNARCSVVAAANPIYGTYDRSLTPTKNIGLPDSLLSRFDLLFIVLDQMDAGIDSMISEHVLRMHRYQNDRGEAGPDGNLPYGREEDGESEVFVKYNRMLHGKKKKRGQTNEKTLTIKFLKKYIHYAKHRIQPELTDEASERIAEAYADLRNAGSDTKTGGTLPITARTLETIIRLATAHAKLKLSRKVTKTDAEAALKLMNFAIYHQELTEMDEREQEERQREQSEQERTPSAHRGNPENVSANVESETADPMDVDEPPSEQFSGTVSAARIESFERVFGQHMRTNRLDDISIADIETVVNNNGVGASRYSADEIMALLEKLQDDNKVMISDGKVHII; the protein is encoded by the exons ATGGATGTACCGGAGGAGACGAGGCTTCGCCACAAGCGAGATTTCATCCAGTTCCTCGAAAAC ATCTACATGGATGAAATAAAGGCGCTGGTTCAGAACAAGCGTCACCGTCTCATTGTGAATGTATCTGACATCCATACCCACTTCCGCGAATCTGAATCTTCCTCTAG GATACTGAAGAATCCAATTGAGTATATGCAATCGTTTTGCGACGCAGCCACTGAAGCTACCCGCAATATTGACCCTAAATACTTGAAGGAAGGTGAGCAAGTCCTTGTCGGATTCGAAGGTCATTTTGTCTCTCGCCGTGTCACTCCTAGAGAGCTCCTCTCTGAGTTTATTGGGTCTTTGGTCTGTGTTGAGGGCATTGTCACCAAAT GCTCTCTTGTGAGGCCAAAGGTTGTTAAAAGTGTACACTTTTGTCCATCGACCGGTGAATTTACCAATCGAGAGTATCGAGACATAACGTCCCATGCCGGTTTACCCACTGGCTCTGTCTATCCCACTAGG gATGATAATGGCAACTTATTGGTGACTGAGTATGGTCTGTGCAAGTACAAAGATCACCAGACCTTGTCGATTCAAGAAGTGCCTGAAAACGCTGCTCCTGGTCAGCTTCCACGAAGTGTTGATGTCATTGCTGAGGATGACTTGGTTGACTCTTGCAAGCCAGGAGATCGAGTGGCTATTGTCGGTATTTACAAAGCTCTTCCAGGCAAAAGCAAGGGTAGCGTTAACGGAGTCTTTAG GACTATTCTCATAGCCAATAATATCTCTCTGCTCAACAAAGAAGCAAATGCACCTATATACACCCCACGAGACCTACAGGAGATTAAAAAGATTGCAGCAAGGGATGATGCATTTGATCTCCTTTCTCGTTCCTTGGCACCTTCTATTTATGGGCACGCTTGGATTAAGAAAGCAGTAATACTACTGATGCTTGGCGGTATGGAAAAGAACCTCAAGAACGGAACCCACTTAAGAGG GGACATCAACATGATGATGGTTGGTGATCCATCTGTTGCCAAATCTCAACTTCTGAGAGCAATAATGAATATTGCACCGTTGGCGATATCAACTACAGGCCGTGGTTCTTCAGGTGTTGGGTTAACTGCTGCTGTGACGTCTGACCAAGAAACAG GGGAAAGAAGACTAGAAGCTGGTGCAATGGTCCTCGCTGACAAAGGTATCGTCTGCATTGACGAGTTTGATAAGATGAACGATCAGGACCGAGTTGCTATACACGAAGTGATGGAGCAACAGACTGTTACAATCGCCAAAGCCGGTATCCATGCATCACTCAATGCTAGATGCAGTGTGGTTGCAGCAGCAAATCCCATATATGGAACC TATGACAGATCATTGACTCCAACAAAGAACATTGGACTTCCAGACTCGCTGCTCTCTCGTTTTGATCTGCTGTTTATTGTGTTGGATCAAATGGATGCTGGTATCGATAGCATGATATCGGAACACGTCTTGCGCATGCACCGTTACCAAAACGATAGAG GGGAGGCAGGGCCAGATGGGAACTTGCCGTATGGGAGAGAGGAAGATGGTGAAAGTGAAGTGTTTGTTAAGTATAACCGAATGCTGcatgggaagaagaagaaaagaggcCAAACAAATGAGAAGACTCTTACGATTAAGTTCCTGAAGAAGTACATTCACTATGCCAAGCATCGAATTCAGCCAGAGCTCACTGATGAA GCATCGGAACGTATCGCAGAAGCATATGCAGATCTCAGAAATGCAGGTTCTGATACTAAG ACTGGAGGTACGCTTCCGATAACAGCAAGAACTCTAGAGACAATAATCCGTCTTGCCACAGCACATGCCAAGCTGAAGTTGAGCAGAAAG GTTACGAAAACCGACGCAGAGGCTGCCTTGAAGCTGATGAACTTTGCAATATATCATCAAGAACTGACAGAGATGGATGAGCGTGAGCAGGAAGAACGTCAAAGGGAACAATCAGAACAAGAAAGAACACCAAGTGCTCACAGAGGCAATCCAGAGAATGTCTCTGCAAACGTCGAAAG TGAAACAGCAGATCCGATGGACGTAGATGAACCTCCCTCGGAGCAATTTAGTGGCACGGTCTCTGCAGCAAGGATTGAATCGTTTGAGCGAGTTTTTGGGCAGCACATGAGGACAAACAGGCTCGACGACATTTCTATTGCTGATATAGAGACAGTAGTCAACAACAATGGAGTTGGAGCTTCTCGTTACTCTGCAGATGAGATTATGGCTCTATTAGAG AAACTGCAAGATGATAACAAAGTGATGATCAGCGACGGAAAGGTCCATATCATTTGA